In the Sphingomonas sp. LM7 genome, one interval contains:
- a CDS encoding TonB-dependent receptor, translating into MTEVRSGPGASRALSIRRGVSTLALIATGWIAPALAADDPPAVPPVQDQTQAQADAPAAETQDQETIVVTGIRASLTSARNIKRNADQIVDSITAQDIGALPDRSVSEALQRIPGITLQRTNENRDPARLAAEGGGVFIRGLSWVRSETNGRDIFSANNGRGLSFEDVSPDLLAGVDVYKNPSAEMVEGGVGGIVNLRTRKPFDQEGQLLAISGDYNYADMREKGYWSGNALYSNRWDVGIGEVGILLSGSINNIGNRTDSIQLGTYTVRANSGAPAAFQNILVPSSLGWRRIDWEQKRTSFNGSVQLRPEPDMTFTFEGFISSADPKDVEHAEGVYQLPDYDSTYQVNSDGVLQAGTYRNANMDLDTRYGESHKVTRDYSINWKWTPGDRWAISADVQRIHSTSDVVSFTAFTEFGVAGSDLSNPGFDPRRPDISFNLSGNTPSVTTRENGASLAAQNNYWWAAAMDHLEQNTAGEWAERLDVEYKFDDNSFLKSFRAGVRATDREAVTRQTGYNWGLLSMQYWMAGGNPVYLNQTGSPANSGLPQQTEQYNYDDFFRGSVAVPGVGWFPTVDLLANGNTKAYEYLRSTQTAGWGWSPLTDNSFDAANPGSDNVLGGVATQNEKTLAGYGMLRFGAGIVDGNIGVRVVRTKNEATGYLSVGTITSNCTLTPTAPACSALTSALAFSNNGAGGRLSNATYQNIYTDVLPTLNLRFKVTDDLQLRFAAGRAMVRPNFSQLRPYASLSFTLDPVLPVLLPQPLGLTGQAGNPYLKPTKSDQFDFSAEYYFGRSNSITFAAFYKDIRNYIISGNSNETYTNNGQELTFNVTRAVNGEKGKIKGFELAYTQFFDMLPGALGGFGFQGNLTYVDSTGGANQPINTLDPNQIGNANDTTLPLEGMSKWSYNVAAIYEKYGVSARLAYNWRSEYLLTTSAANLNAPVWSEDYGQLDGSILFNVTNNIKIGVQATNLLNTRTFLDVGGAVLHPRYSWTDTDRRIAGIIRASF; encoded by the coding sequence ATGACTGAGGTTCGTTCCGGTCCCGGCGCATCGCGCGCACTATCGATTCGCCGCGGTGTTTCCACGCTGGCGCTGATAGCCACCGGCTGGATCGCGCCGGCCTTGGCCGCCGATGATCCGCCCGCCGTTCCGCCCGTGCAGGACCAGACCCAGGCCCAGGCCGATGCGCCCGCCGCGGAGACGCAGGATCAGGAAACGATCGTCGTCACCGGCATTCGCGCCTCGCTCACCAGCGCGCGCAACATCAAGCGCAACGCCGATCAGATCGTCGACTCGATCACGGCGCAGGACATCGGCGCGCTGCCCGACCGCTCTGTCTCCGAAGCGCTCCAGCGCATCCCTGGCATCACCCTGCAGCGCACCAACGAGAATCGCGACCCCGCGCGTCTCGCCGCGGAAGGCGGCGGCGTCTTTATCCGCGGGCTTTCCTGGGTCCGCTCCGAAACCAATGGCCGCGACATCTTCTCGGCGAACAACGGCCGCGGGCTGAGCTTCGAGGACGTCTCGCCCGATCTCCTCGCCGGCGTCGACGTCTACAAGAACCCGTCGGCCGAGATGGTCGAAGGCGGCGTGGGCGGCATCGTCAACCTGCGCACGCGCAAGCCGTTCGATCAGGAGGGCCAGCTCCTCGCGATCTCGGGCGACTACAACTATGCCGATATGCGCGAGAAGGGCTATTGGTCGGGCAACGCGCTCTACAGCAATCGCTGGGACGTCGGCATCGGCGAAGTCGGTATCCTGCTCTCGGGCAGCATCAACAATATCGGCAACCGCACCGACAGCATCCAGCTCGGCACCTATACGGTGCGCGCCAATAGCGGCGCTCCGGCGGCATTCCAGAACATCCTCGTCCCCTCGTCGCTCGGCTGGCGCCGGATCGACTGGGAGCAGAAGCGCACGTCGTTCAACGGCTCGGTCCAGCTGCGTCCCGAACCCGACATGACCTTCACCTTCGAAGGCTTCATCTCCTCGGCCGATCCCAAGGACGTCGAGCATGCCGAGGGCGTCTACCAGCTGCCGGATTACGACAGCACCTATCAGGTCAACAGCGACGGCGTGCTCCAGGCCGGCACCTATCGCAACGCCAACATGGACCTCGACACCCGCTACGGTGAATCGCACAAGGTCACGCGCGACTATTCGATCAACTGGAAATGGACCCCCGGCGACCGCTGGGCGATCAGCGCCGACGTCCAGCGCATCCACTCGACGTCGGACGTGGTCAGCTTCACTGCGTTCACCGAATTCGGTGTCGCCGGTTCCGATCTATCCAATCCCGGCTTCGATCCGCGTCGCCCGGACATCAGCTTCAATCTAAGCGGCAACACGCCCAGCGTGACCACGCGCGAGAACGGCGCCTCGCTCGCCGCCCAGAATAATTACTGGTGGGCCGCGGCGATGGACCATCTCGAACAGAACACCGCCGGCGAATGGGCCGAACGGCTCGATGTCGAGTATAAGTTCGACGACAACAGCTTCTTGAAGTCGTTCCGCGCCGGCGTCCGCGCCACCGATCGCGAGGCGGTCACGCGCCAGACGGGCTATAATTGGGGCCTGTTGTCGATGCAGTATTGGATGGCGGGCGGGAATCCCGTCTATCTCAACCAGACCGGATCGCCGGCCAATTCCGGGCTGCCGCAACAGACCGAACAATATAATTATGATGACTTCTTCCGCGGCAGCGTTGCGGTACCGGGCGTGGGCTGGTTCCCGACCGTAGACCTGCTCGCCAACGGCAACACCAAGGCATATGAATATCTGCGCTCCACCCAGACCGCGGGCTGGGGCTGGTCGCCGCTGACCGACAACAGCTTCGATGCCGCCAATCCGGGATCGGACAACGTCCTCGGCGGCGTCGCGACCCAGAACGAGAAGACGCTCGCCGGCTATGGCATGCTGCGCTTCGGCGCCGGTATCGTCGACGGCAACATCGGCGTCCGCGTCGTTCGTACCAAAAATGAGGCCACCGGCTATCTGAGCGTCGGCACGATCACGTCGAATTGCACGCTCACGCCTACGGCGCCGGCCTGTTCGGCGCTTACTTCCGCGCTGGCGTTCTCGAACAACGGTGCGGGCGGGCGGCTGTCGAACGCGACCTATCAGAACATTTATACCGACGTGCTGCCGACTCTCAATCTGCGGTTCAAGGTGACCGACGATCTCCAGCTGCGCTTCGCTGCCGGCCGCGCGATGGTGCGCCCCAATTTTTCGCAGCTGCGGCCCTATGCCTCGTTGAGCTTCACGCTGGATCCGGTCCTGCCGGTGCTGCTGCCGCAGCCGCTCGGCCTGACCGGCCAGGCGGGCAATCCGTACCTGAAGCCGACCAAGTCGGACCAGTTCGACTTCAGCGCCGAATATTATTTCGGCCGCTCGAACAGCATCACCTTCGCGGCCTTTTACAAGGATATCCGCAACTACATCATCTCGGGCAATTCCAACGAAACCTATACCAACAACGGCCAGGAACTGACCTTCAACGTCACTCGCGCAGTCAATGGCGAGAAGGGCAAGATCAAGGGCTTCGAGCTTGCCTACACCCAGTTCTTCGACATGCTGCCCGGCGCGCTGGGCGGGTTCGGCTTCCAGGGCAATCTGACCTACGTCGACAGCACCGGCGGCGCCAACCAGCCGATCAACACGCTCGATCCCAACCAGATCGGCAACGCCAACGACACCACGCTGCCGCTCGAGGGCATGTCGAAATGGAGCTACAACGTCGCGGCGATCTACGAGAAATACGGCGTCTCGGCCCGGCTCGCCTATAACTGGCGCTCCGAATATCTGCTGACCACCTCGGCAGCGAACCTCAACGCGCCGGTATGGTCGGAGGATTATGGCCAGCTCGACGGCTCGATCCTCTTCAACGTCACGAACAACATCAAGATCGGCGTGCAGGCGACCAATCTGCTCAACACGCGCACGTTCCTGGATGTCGGAGGTGCGGTCCTCCATCCGCGCTACAGCTGGACGGATACCGACAGGCGCATCGCCGGTATTATCCGGGCCAGTTTCTGA
- a CDS encoding dipeptidase: protein MKKLVLLALLTTSACATPHAATGGGETLHQRLLTLDTHLDTPVYFSRPGWSFGDRHKYEDDLVQVDLGRMDEGDLDGGFFVIYTSQGPLTAEGYAAAKAFALNRSDEIHATLAKFPDRIGLATQASDAARLDKAGKRFGYISIENSYPIGEDLSLLGEFYKRGVRMASPVHFRNNQFADSATDKPKWNGLSPLGKQWVAEMNRLGMVLDASHASDDVLDQMIALSKTPVILSHSGAKGIFDHPRNLDDARIRKLAASGGAICANAAYLNTMRSTPERSALSDQAEEMGKLSPAEQAELVRKIRALDATSPVQDADFETYMRLVLHLIKVAGVDHVCFGADWDGGGGVKGFEDIDALPKVTERLVAAGYSAADIEKMWSGNVLRLLRTAEAKKGR from the coding sequence ATGAAGAAGCTCGTCCTGCTTGCCCTGCTCACCACCAGCGCCTGCGCCACGCCGCATGCCGCAACCGGCGGCGGCGAAACACTCCACCAGCGGCTGCTGACGCTCGACACGCATCTCGACACGCCGGTCTATTTCAGCCGGCCCGGCTGGAGCTTCGGTGATCGGCACAAATATGAAGACGATCTGGTCCAGGTCGATCTCGGGCGGATGGACGAAGGCGACTTGGATGGCGGGTTCTTCGTCATCTATACGTCGCAAGGCCCGCTGACCGCCGAAGGCTATGCCGCGGCGAAGGCGTTCGCGCTCAACCGTTCGGACGAGATCCACGCGACCCTGGCCAAATTCCCCGACCGGATCGGGCTGGCGACGCAGGCGAGCGACGCCGCGCGGCTCGACAAGGCCGGCAAGCGCTTCGGCTATATCAGCATCGAGAACAGCTATCCGATCGGCGAAGACCTTTCCCTGCTCGGCGAGTTCTACAAGCGCGGCGTGCGGATGGCGTCACCGGTGCATTTCCGCAACAATCAGTTCGCGGACTCGGCGACCGACAAGCCGAAGTGGAACGGGTTGAGCCCGTTGGGCAAGCAATGGGTCGCCGAGATGAACCGGCTGGGGATGGTGCTGGATGCCAGCCATGCCTCGGACGACGTGCTCGACCAGATGATCGCATTGTCCAAGACGCCGGTGATCCTGTCGCATTCGGGCGCGAAGGGCATCTTCGATCATCCGCGCAACCTCGACGATGCGCGGATCCGCAAGCTGGCGGCGTCGGGCGGAGCGATCTGCGCCAATGCCGCCTATCTCAACACGATGCGATCGACTCCCGAGCGCAGCGCGCTTTCGGACCAGGCCGAGGAGATGGGCAAGCTATCTCCTGCCGAGCAGGCCGAACTGGTCCGGAAAATCCGCGCGCTCGACGCGACATCGCCGGTGCAGGACGCCGATTTCGAGACCTATATGCGGCTGGTGCTGCACCTGATCAAAGTCGCCGGAGTCGATCATGTCTGCTTCGGCGCAGACTGGGACGGCGGCGGCGGGGTCAAGGGCTTCGAGGATATCGACGCGCTGCCCAAGGTCACCGAACGGCTGGTCGCGGCCGGCTATTCGGCGGCGGACATCGAGAAGATGTGGAGCGGCAACGTGCTGCGGCTGCTGCGGACCGCGGAGGCGAAGAAGGGGCGGTAA
- a CDS encoding efflux transporter outer membrane subunit yields MRNFLITASALALAACAAGPNYTAPVHPQTAAGNFVATSAAVTPEPVKGDWWRLYNDPVLDQLVTDALAANTDVRVAVARIARARAALRGANANRLPQANIAAGGNYVRLPEMQAPPGASREDWQVDAGLNVSYEVDLFGRVSRGVEAGQGDLAAAEADADAVRVIVAAETARAYADATSSAERLAVAERIVKLLDQSIDLTERRRGVGLATRLDTARIGALRNQRQAEVPAFAAQRDAALFRLATLTGRKPADLPDTARARTTTLRLAQPIPVGDGAALLARRPDIRAAERRLAANTARIGVATADLYPRITLGGSVGSTGSDIGEIFTGGPLRFLLGGLLNWAINPEPARARVQAAEADTQAALATFDGVVLGALQETETALSAYAHALERRAALQAAQTEAQAAVNISRTRQREGDIDSLALLDAERTFADAEAALAAADAQIATTQVDLFKALGGGWQTS; encoded by the coding sequence TACACCGCCCCGGTCCATCCCCAGACCGCCGCCGGTAACTTCGTCGCCACCAGCGCGGCCGTCACCCCCGAGCCCGTCAAGGGCGACTGGTGGCGGCTCTACAACGATCCGGTGCTCGACCAGCTCGTCACCGACGCGCTGGCCGCCAATACCGATGTCCGCGTCGCCGTCGCGCGCATCGCCCGTGCGCGCGCGGCGCTGCGCGGGGCCAATGCCAACCGGCTGCCCCAGGCCAATATCGCTGCCGGCGGCAACTATGTCCGCCTCCCCGAAATGCAGGCGCCGCCCGGCGCGTCGCGCGAGGACTGGCAGGTCGATGCCGGCCTCAACGTCTCGTACGAAGTCGATCTGTTCGGCCGCGTCTCGCGCGGCGTAGAAGCCGGCCAGGGCGACTTGGCGGCTGCCGAGGCCGATGCCGACGCGGTCCGCGTGATCGTCGCCGCCGAGACTGCGCGCGCCTATGCCGATGCGACTTCCTCCGCCGAGCGGCTCGCGGTCGCCGAGCGCATCGTCAAGCTGCTCGACCAGTCGATCGACCTGACCGAGCGCCGTCGCGGCGTCGGCCTCGCCACCCGGCTCGACACCGCGCGGATCGGCGCGCTGCGCAACCAGCGCCAGGCCGAAGTCCCCGCGTTTGCCGCCCAGCGCGACGCGGCGCTGTTCCGCCTCGCCACGCTCACCGGCCGCAAGCCGGCCGACCTGCCCGATACCGCCCGCGCGCGCACGACGACGCTCCGCCTCGCCCAACCGATCCCGGTCGGCGACGGCGCCGCCCTGCTTGCCCGCCGTCCCGACATCCGCGCCGCCGAGCGCCGCCTCGCCGCCAACACCGCGCGGATCGGCGTCGCCACCGCCGATCTCTATCCGCGGATCACGCTGGGCGGTTCGGTCGGCTCGACCGGCAGCGATATTGGCGAGATCTTCACCGGCGGGCCGCTGCGCTTCCTGCTGGGCGGGCTGCTCAACTGGGCGATCAACCCCGAGCCGGCGCGCGCGCGCGTCCAGGCAGCCGAAGCCGATACCCAGGCCGCGCTCGCGACCTTCGACGGAGTGGTGCTCGGCGCGTTGCAGGAAACCGAGACCGCGCTGTCGGCCTATGCCCATGCGCTCGAACGCCGCGCCGCGCTCCAGGCGGCGCAGACCGAGGCACAGGCGGCTGTGAACATCTCGCGCACCCGCCAGCGCGAAGGCGATATCGACAGCCTCGCGCTGCTCGACGCCGAACGCACCTTCGCCGACGCCGAGGCCGCTCTGGCGGCTGCGGATGCGCAGATCGCCACGACGCAGGTCGATCTGTTCAAGGCGCTTGGGGGAGGGTGGCAGACGAGCTGA